In Agromyces sp. SYSU T00194, a genomic segment contains:
- the ilvD gene encoding dihydroxy-acid dehydratase, with protein sequence MPQFDPKPRSRVVTDGIEATTSRGMLRAVGMGDADWDKPQIGIASSWNEITPCNLSLGRLAQAAKEGVHAGGGYPLQFGTVSVSDGISMGHEGMHFSLVSREVIADSVEVVMEAERLDGSVLLAGCDKSIPGMLMAAARLDLASVFLYAGSIAPGWVRLSDGTEKDITIIDSFEAVGAVKAGKMSEADAKRIECAFAPGEGACGGMYTANTMASVAEALGLSLPGSASPPSADRRRDYFAHRSGEAVVEMLKQGITARQILTKEAFENAIAVGMALGGSTNIVLHLLAIAREADVELTLADFNRIGSKVPHIGDLKPFGKYVMNDVDRRGGLPVLMKALLDAGLMHGDALTVTGKTLAENLAEMDIEPLDGEVLRSLDDPIHETGGLTILHGSMAPDGAVVKTAGFDAATFEGPARVFERERAAMDALTNGEIAAGDVVVIRYEGPKGGPGMREMLAITAAIKGAGLGKDVLLLTDGRFSGGTTGLCIGHVAPEAVDAGPIAFVRDGDLIRVDIAARSIDLLVDDAELAARRDGWAPLPPRYTRGVLAKYSKLVRSAAEGATTG encoded by the coding sequence ATGCGGACTGGGACAAGCCGCAGATCGGCATCGCGAGCTCGTGGAACGAGATCACGCCCTGCAACCTCTCGCTCGGCCGCCTCGCGCAGGCCGCGAAGGAGGGCGTGCACGCCGGCGGCGGGTACCCCCTGCAGTTCGGCACGGTCTCCGTCTCCGACGGCATCTCGATGGGGCACGAGGGGATGCACTTCTCGCTCGTCTCGCGCGAGGTCATCGCCGACTCGGTCGAGGTCGTCATGGAGGCGGAGCGCCTCGACGGCTCGGTGCTGCTCGCGGGCTGCGACAAGTCGATCCCCGGCATGCTCATGGCCGCGGCGCGCCTCGACCTGGCTTCGGTGTTCCTCTACGCCGGATCGATCGCACCCGGGTGGGTGCGCCTGTCTGACGGCACCGAGAAGGACATCACGATCATCGACTCGTTCGAGGCCGTGGGAGCGGTCAAGGCGGGCAAGATGAGCGAGGCCGACGCCAAGCGCATCGAGTGCGCGTTCGCCCCGGGCGAGGGCGCCTGCGGCGGCATGTACACCGCCAACACGATGGCCTCCGTCGCCGAGGCGCTCGGGCTGAGCCTGCCCGGCTCGGCGTCGCCGCCCTCGGCCGACCGCCGTCGCGACTACTTCGCGCACCGCTCGGGCGAGGCCGTGGTCGAGATGCTGAAGCAGGGCATCACCGCCCGGCAGATCCTCACCAAGGAGGCGTTCGAGAACGCCATCGCGGTGGGCATGGCGCTCGGCGGCTCGACGAACATCGTGCTGCACCTGCTCGCGATCGCCCGCGAGGCGGACGTCGAGCTCACCCTCGCCGACTTCAACCGCATCGGCTCGAAGGTGCCGCACATCGGCGACCTCAAGCCGTTCGGCAAGTACGTCATGAACGACGTCGACCGTCGTGGCGGCCTGCCCGTGCTCATGAAGGCCCTGCTCGACGCGGGCCTCATGCACGGCGACGCGCTCACGGTCACCGGGAAGACCCTCGCCGAGAACCTCGCCGAGATGGATATCGAGCCGCTCGACGGCGAGGTGCTCCGCTCGCTCGACGACCCGATCCACGAGACCGGCGGCCTGACGATCCTGCACGGCTCCATGGCGCCCGACGGCGCGGTCGTGAAGACGGCCGGCTTCGACGCGGCGACCTTCGAGGGCCCCGCGCGCGTGTTCGAGCGCGAGCGGGCCGCGATGGACGCGCTCACGAACGGCGAGATCGCCGCGGGCGACGTGGTGGTCATCCGCTACGAGGGCCCGAAGGGCGGGCCGGGCATGCGCGAGATGCTCGCCATCACGGCGGCCATCAAGGGCGCCGGGCTCGGAAAAGATGTACTACTCTTGACGGACGGTCGATTCTCAGGCGGCACAACCGGCCTGTGCATCGGCCACGTAGCACCCGAAGCGGTCGACGCAGGTCCGATCGCCTTCGTGCGCGATGGTGATCTGATACGGGTCGATATCGCAGCTCGCAGCATCGACCTACTGGTCGACGACGCAGAGCTGGCAGCCCGCCGCGACGGCTGGGCACCGCTTCCCCCGCGCTATACCCGTGGCGTCCTCGCGAAGTACTCGAAGCTCGTGCGCTCGGCCGCAGAAGGCGCGACCACGGGCTGA
- a CDS encoding acetolactate synthase large subunit → MSTDSTTVPTPAAARPSAPETLTGAQAVVRSLEMLGIRDVFGLPGGAILPVYDPLLDAPDINHILVRHEQGAGHAAEGYASATGKVGVAIATSGPGATNLVTAIADAHMDSVPLLAITGQVFSNLMGTDAFQEADIVGITMPVTKHSFLVKRAEEIPSTIAAAYHIASTGRPGPVLVDITKDAQQDTLQFSWPPKIDLPGYRPITKAHGKQVQAAAQLLAEAKKPVLYVGGGVIRGRASEELITLAETTHAPVVTTLMARGAFPDSHPQHLGMPGMHGTVPAVLALQEADLLIALGARFDDRVTGKAALFAPNAKVVHVDIDPAEISKIRTADVPIVGDVKEVIGELTAAYSAAASDADVTEWWTYLDGLRDEFPLGYTPTSDGLLAPQYVIQRIGELTGPEAVYAAGVGQHQMWAAQFIKYERPNSWLNSGGAGTMGYSVPAAMGAKVAEPERVVWAIDGDGCFQMTNQELATCALNDIPIKVAVINNSSLGMVRQWQTLFYDGRYSNTDLNTGHDTRRVPDFVALAEAYGALGIRVTTEEEVDDAIKLALETNDRPVVIDFVVSADAMVWPMVPQGVSNSFVQYARDHSPAFNEED, encoded by the coding sequence ATGTCCACGGACTCGACCACCGTGCCCACGCCCGCTGCCGCGCGCCCATCGGCGCCGGAGACCCTGACCGGAGCCCAGGCCGTCGTCCGCTCGCTCGAGATGCTCGGCATCCGCGACGTCTTCGGCCTGCCCGGCGGGGCGATCCTCCCCGTCTACGACCCGCTCCTCGACGCGCCCGACATCAACCACATCCTCGTGCGCCACGAGCAGGGCGCCGGCCACGCAGCCGAGGGCTACGCCTCGGCGACCGGCAAGGTCGGCGTCGCGATCGCCACCTCCGGCCCCGGCGCGACGAACCTCGTCACCGCGATCGCCGACGCGCACATGGACTCGGTGCCGCTGCTGGCGATCACCGGGCAGGTCTTCTCGAACCTGATGGGCACGGATGCCTTCCAGGAGGCCGACATCGTCGGCATCACCATGCCCGTGACCAAGCACTCGTTCCTGGTCAAGCGCGCCGAGGAGATCCCGTCGACCATCGCGGCGGCGTACCACATCGCCTCGACCGGCCGCCCGGGACCGGTGCTCGTGGACATCACGAAGGACGCCCAGCAGGACACGCTGCAGTTCAGCTGGCCGCCGAAGATCGACCTGCCCGGCTACCGCCCGATCACCAAGGCGCACGGCAAGCAGGTGCAGGCTGCGGCGCAGCTGCTCGCCGAGGCGAAGAAGCCGGTGCTGTACGTCGGCGGCGGCGTGATCCGCGGCCGCGCCTCGGAGGAGCTGATCACGCTCGCCGAGACGACGCACGCTCCCGTCGTGACGACGCTCATGGCGCGCGGCGCGTTCCCCGACTCGCACCCGCAGCACCTCGGCATGCCCGGCATGCACGGCACGGTGCCCGCAGTGCTCGCGCTGCAGGAGGCCGACCTGCTCATCGCGCTCGGCGCCCGCTTCGACGACCGCGTGACCGGCAAGGCCGCGCTGTTCGCCCCGAACGCGAAGGTCGTGCACGTCGACATCGACCCGGCCGAGATCTCCAAGATCCGCACGGCCGACGTGCCGATCGTCGGCGACGTCAAGGAGGTCATCGGCGAGCTGACCGCGGCGTACTCGGCAGCGGCATCCGACGCCGACGTGACCGAGTGGTGGACCTACCTCGACGGGCTCCGCGACGAGTTCCCGCTCGGGTACACCCCGACGAGCGACGGCCTGCTCGCCCCGCAGTACGTGATCCAGCGCATCGGCGAGCTGACCGGCCCCGAGGCCGTCTACGCCGCCGGCGTCGGCCAGCACCAGATGTGGGCCGCGCAGTTCATCAAGTACGAACGGCCGAACTCCTGGCTGAACTCCGGCGGCGCCGGCACCATGGGGTACTCCGTGCCCGCCGCCATGGGCGCCAAGGTGGCCGAGCCCGAGCGGGTCGTCTGGGCGATCGACGGCGACGGATGCTTCCAGATGACGAACCAGGAGCTCGCGACCTGCGCCCTGAACGACATCCCGATCAAGGTCGCGGTCATCAACAACTCGTCGCTCGGCATGGTGCGCCAGTGGCAGACGCTGTTCTACGACGGCCGGTACTCGAACACCGACCTCAACACGGGACACGACACCCGTCGCGTGCCCGACTTCGTGGCGCTGGCCGAGGCGTACGGCGCCCTCGGCATCCGCGTGACGACGGAGGAGGAGGTGGACGACGCGATCAAGCTTGCCCTCGAGACCAACGACCGCCCGGTCGTGATCGACTTCGTCGTGAGCGCCGACGCCATGGTGTGGCCGATGGTGCCGCAGGGCGTCTCCAACTCCTTCGTGCAGTACGCACGCGACCACAGCCCGGCCTTCAACGAGGAGGACTAG